A stretch of the Arthrobacter sp. PAMC 25486 genome encodes the following:
- a CDS encoding MmgE/PrpD family protein — MTIDHNVRVYKSEENLAHEDQLAYKIAKVAADPVAVTAEVTDMIINRVIDNASVAIASLNRGPIVAARAQALAHAPSTGGSGASVFGITEKVSPEWAAWANGVAVRELDYHDTFLAADYSHPGDNIPPILAVAQHTGASGADLVRGLATGYEIQVDLVKAICLHAHKIDHVAHLGPSAAAGIGTLLGLEVETIFQAVGQGLHTTTATRQSRKGEISTWKAHAPAFAGKMAVEAADRAMRGQTSPVPIYEGEDGVIAWLLDGPDAQYTVPLPAEGEAKRAIMDTYTKEHSAEYQAQAWIDLARKLHGEHPEATDPANVKSILIKTSHHTHYVIGSGANDPQKYEPTASRETLDHSIPYIFAVALQDGSWHHVDSYSPERAGRPDTVELWHKVTTEEDTEWTRRYHSLDIAEKAFGGSVEITLNDGTLITDEIAVADAHPLGARPFAREQYINKFRTLATGLVTEAEINRFIAAAENLPNLAAGELNQLNITAAPGVVDLAAAPKGLF, encoded by the coding sequence ATGACCATCGATCACAACGTTCGCGTGTACAAGAGTGAAGAGAACCTGGCCCACGAGGACCAGCTGGCGTACAAGATCGCCAAGGTTGCCGCGGACCCCGTCGCCGTGACGGCTGAGGTCACCGACATGATCATCAACCGTGTCATCGACAACGCCTCCGTGGCCATCGCCTCCCTGAACCGCGGCCCCATTGTTGCGGCCCGCGCCCAGGCCCTAGCCCATGCACCCTCAACGGGCGGCTCCGGCGCGTCTGTCTTCGGCATCACGGAGAAGGTTTCCCCCGAGTGGGCTGCCTGGGCCAACGGCGTGGCCGTCCGCGAGCTTGATTACCACGACACATTCCTGGCGGCAGACTACTCCCACCCGGGCGACAACATCCCGCCGATCCTGGCAGTCGCCCAGCACACCGGCGCATCCGGCGCTGACCTGGTCCGCGGCCTGGCCACGGGCTACGAAATCCAGGTGGACCTGGTCAAGGCCATCTGCCTGCACGCGCACAAGATTGACCATGTGGCCCACCTCGGCCCCTCGGCCGCCGCCGGCATCGGCACCCTGTTGGGGCTTGAAGTGGAAACCATCTTCCAGGCCGTAGGCCAGGGCTTGCACACCACCACCGCCACCCGCCAGTCTCGCAAGGGCGAAATCTCCACCTGGAAGGCGCACGCACCTGCCTTCGCCGGCAAGATGGCCGTCGAGGCGGCAGACCGTGCCATGCGCGGACAGACCTCCCCCGTCCCGATCTACGAAGGCGAAGACGGCGTTATCGCCTGGCTGCTCGACGGCCCGGACGCGCAATACACCGTGCCGCTGCCGGCCGAGGGCGAAGCCAAGCGCGCCATCATGGACACCTACACCAAGGAGCACTCGGCCGAATACCAGGCACAGGCGTGGATCGACCTGGCCCGCAAGCTGCACGGCGAACACCCCGAAGCCACCGACCCGGCCAACGTGAAGTCCATCCTGATCAAGACCAGCCACCACACCCACTACGTGATCGGCTCCGGCGCCAACGATCCGCAGAAGTACGAGCCCACCGCGTCACGGGAAACCCTTGACCACTCCATCCCGTACATCTTCGCCGTGGCCCTGCAGGACGGTTCATGGCATCATGTGGACTCCTACTCCCCCGAGCGTGCCGGCCGCCCCGACACTGTGGAGCTGTGGCACAAGGTCACCACGGAAGAGGACACCGAGTGGACGCGCCGCTACCACTCCCTGGACATCGCCGAGAAGGCCTTTGGCGGTTCCGTGGAGATCACACTGAACGACGGCACGCTCATCACCGATGAAATCGCTGTGGCCGACGCCCACCCGCTGGGCGCCCGCCCCTTCGCCCGTGAGCAATACATCAACAAGTTCCGCACCCTGGCCACCGGCCTGGTCACGGAAGCTGAGATCAACCGCTTCATCGCGGCAGCAGAGAACCTTCCCAACCTGGCCGCAGGGGAACTGAACCAGCTGAACATCACGGCAGCTCCCGGCGTCGTCGATCTGGCAGCCGCACCCAAGGGCCTG
- a CDS encoding GntR family transcriptional regulator — protein sequence MRASDRAYATLHSDIINWRLTPGTILGEVELSERLGVSRTPIREALAKLMAEGLAEPQSGRGMVVSEISLDHLDELFELRSALECRAAELAARRGDREVFLELHRKLANAGELITEADPSRSDYYRLAGELDSAVDAAVANHYLNQALKNLRVHLVRVRRLGKDNPARLRDAAREHASIALAIANGNPVVANAATTVHLDNSLRHLLSTAPELSPAPHS from the coding sequence ATGCGAGCCAGCGACCGTGCCTATGCAACGCTGCACAGCGACATCATCAACTGGCGCCTGACCCCCGGCACCATTCTGGGCGAGGTTGAACTCTCGGAACGCCTGGGAGTTTCCCGCACCCCCATCCGGGAGGCGCTGGCGAAACTGATGGCCGAGGGCCTGGCCGAACCGCAGAGCGGGCGCGGCATGGTTGTCAGCGAGATCTCCCTTGACCACCTGGATGAACTGTTCGAACTGCGCTCGGCCCTGGAGTGCCGGGCGGCAGAGCTGGCTGCCCGGCGCGGGGACCGCGAGGTCTTCCTGGAACTGCATCGCAAGCTCGCCAACGCGGGTGAGCTGATCACCGAAGCTGACCCCAGCCGCAGCGACTATTACCGGCTGGCAGGCGAGCTGGACAGCGCAGTGGATGCCGCCGTCGCAAATCACTACCTGAACCAGGCGCTGAAAAACCTGCGCGTCCACCTTGTACGGGTGCGGCGCCTGGGCAAGGACAACCCCGCCCGACTACGCGACGCGGCCCGGGAGCATGCCAGCATTGCCTTGGCTATCGCCAACGGCAACCCTGTCGTGGCCAACGCGGCCACCACTGTGCATCTGGACAACAGCCTGCGGCACCTGCTAAGCACCGCCCCCGAACTTTCCCCTGCACCACATAGCTGA
- a CDS encoding AMP-binding protein — MALQETGLQDRNYREEYQRSLSDPEGFWLAAAQAVDWTVPPTRAFDGKAPNGEPSPAGCWFPDGELNTCFNALDRHVAAGRGDQPALIHDSAMTGEQRTYSYSELTDLVSRFAGVLRAQGVGKGDRVVIYLPMIPEAAIAMLAAARLGAIHSVVFGGFAASELATRLKDAAPKVVVTTSGGLEPNRAIEYLPAVHEALTKAGMETLPVIIKHRDGFATDPASLDWNATDWDAAIAVVEPAAPVPVKATDPLYVLYTSGTTGTPKGVVRDNGGHAVALLWSMANLYDIRAGDVWWTASDVGWVVGHSYIVYGPLLAGATTVMYEGKPVGTPDAGAFWRVIEQHGVKALFTAPTALRAIRKMDPEAALLKKYDVGHLQTLFTAGERLDTDTYHWAGRVLGVPVVDHWWQTETGWAIVGNPRGMELLPLKAGSPTLPMPGYDLRIVDGLGAPVPAGEEGNIVLGLPLPPGTLPTLWRDDARFVDSYLGAFPGFYATGDSGYVDEGGYVFVMGRTDDVINVAGHRLSTGAIEQVVGTHAAVAECAVIGVADALKGQKAVGYVVLKAGVSMAAAELEKELIALVRREIGPVADFKAAVVVEALPKTRSGKILRKTMRQIADGDDYVVPSTIEDRSVIDALIPVLTGKRP, encoded by the coding sequence ATGGCATTGCAGGAGACCGGATTGCAGGACAGGAACTACCGGGAAGAGTACCAACGCAGTCTCAGCGACCCGGAAGGGTTTTGGCTGGCGGCGGCGCAGGCGGTGGACTGGACGGTGCCGCCAACGCGGGCATTTGACGGCAAAGCACCCAATGGCGAGCCGTCGCCTGCCGGGTGCTGGTTCCCTGACGGCGAGCTCAACACCTGCTTCAACGCCCTTGACCGCCACGTTGCCGCCGGCCGAGGGGACCAGCCGGCCCTGATCCATGATTCCGCGATGACCGGTGAGCAGCGCACGTACAGCTACAGCGAACTGACGGACCTCGTCTCAAGATTCGCCGGCGTGCTCCGCGCCCAGGGTGTGGGCAAGGGGGACCGCGTGGTCATCTACCTGCCCATGATCCCCGAGGCTGCCATCGCCATGCTGGCCGCAGCCCGGCTCGGGGCCATCCATTCCGTCGTGTTCGGCGGCTTTGCCGCGAGCGAGTTGGCCACCCGGCTCAAGGACGCCGCACCCAAGGTGGTGGTGACGACGTCGGGAGGCCTGGAGCCTAACCGCGCCATCGAGTACCTGCCCGCGGTCCATGAGGCCCTGACCAAGGCCGGGATGGAAACGCTTCCCGTCATCATCAAGCATCGCGACGGCTTCGCCACTGACCCCGCGTCCCTCGACTGGAATGCCACGGATTGGGACGCCGCCATCGCCGTTGTCGAGCCCGCGGCGCCCGTGCCGGTGAAGGCGACGGACCCGCTCTACGTCCTCTACACCTCCGGAACCACCGGCACGCCCAAGGGGGTGGTGCGCGATAACGGGGGACACGCCGTCGCACTTCTGTGGAGCATGGCGAACCTCTACGACATCCGGGCGGGCGACGTGTGGTGGACGGCGTCGGATGTGGGTTGGGTGGTGGGGCATTCCTATATTGTGTACGGGCCGCTGTTGGCCGGCGCCACTACGGTCATGTACGAGGGCAAGCCCGTGGGCACCCCCGACGCCGGCGCCTTCTGGCGCGTCATCGAGCAGCACGGGGTGAAGGCCCTGTTCACCGCGCCCACCGCCCTGCGCGCCATCCGCAAGATGGACCCGGAGGCAGCGCTGCTGAAGAAGTACGACGTCGGACACCTCCAAACGCTGTTCACCGCGGGCGAGCGGCTGGACACCGACACGTACCACTGGGCCGGGCGGGTGCTTGGTGTGCCGGTGGTGGACCATTGGTGGCAGACGGAGACCGGGTGGGCCATTGTGGGCAATCCGCGCGGCATGGAACTGCTGCCGTTGAAGGCCGGCTCGCCCACGCTGCCCATGCCGGGTTACGACCTGCGCATTGTTGACGGGTTGGGCGCTCCCGTACCGGCGGGGGAGGAGGGCAACATTGTGCTGGGCCTGCCGCTGCCGCCGGGGACGCTGCCTACGCTGTGGCGGGACGATGCGCGCTTTGTGGATTCATATTTGGGTGCCTTCCCCGGCTTTTATGCCACGGGAGATTCGGGCTATGTAGATGAGGGTGGCTACGTGTTTGTCATGGGCCGCACCGACGACGTCATTAACGTTGCCGGCCACCGGCTGTCCACGGGCGCCATCGAGCAGGTGGTGGGCACGCATGCCGCCGTCGCCGAGTGCGCCGTGATCGGGGTTGCCGATGCGCTCAAGGGGCAGAAGGCTGTGGGGTACGTGGTGCTCAAGGCCGGGGTTTCGATGGCGGCTGCGGAGCTGGAGAAGGAACTTATTGCGCTGGTGCGCCGGGAGATCGGGCCGGTGGCGGACTTCAAGGCAGCCGTGGTGGTGGAGGCCCTGCCGAAGACCCGTTCGGGGAAGATCCTGCGCAAGACCATGCGGCAGATTGCCGACGGCGACGACTATGTGGTGCCCTCAACCATTGAGGACCGCTCGGTGATTGATGCGCTTATCCCAGTCCTCACGGGCAAGCGGCCTTAA
- a CDS encoding LysE family translocator, translated as MISLSAAAGIALIELGLALTPGPNMMYLVSRSISQGWRAGMMSLSGTAVGFVVYMVMATLGLAAVFLVVPWLFIALKVAGAVYLLWLAYKTLRPGGKSLFETSELPRDSFGKLFRMGLLTNLLNPKVAILYLALIPQFIDPAAGSIVAQGFQLGAIQILVGVAVNGAIIVAAGSVATFLQRKPTWMRWQKWVTGTLLGGIGVKLAIEAPTPAVAP; from the coding sequence ATGATCTCGTTGTCCGCCGCGGCCGGCATCGCTCTCATCGAGCTTGGTCTCGCCCTCACCCCCGGGCCGAACATGATGTACCTGGTCTCTCGCAGCATTAGCCAGGGATGGCGTGCCGGGATGATGTCGCTCTCCGGCACGGCAGTTGGCTTCGTCGTGTACATGGTGATGGCAACCCTCGGGCTAGCAGCGGTGTTCCTCGTTGTCCCGTGGCTGTTCATCGCACTGAAGGTCGCTGGTGCGGTCTACCTCCTCTGGCTCGCCTACAAGACGCTTCGCCCGGGAGGAAAGTCGCTGTTCGAGACCAGCGAGCTCCCGCGCGACTCGTTCGGCAAGCTCTTCCGCATGGGACTCCTGACAAATCTTCTCAACCCAAAGGTCGCGATCCTCTATCTCGCGCTCATCCCCCAGTTCATCGACCCCGCCGCCGGCAGCATCGTCGCGCAAGGCTTTCAGCTCGGCGCGATCCAGATCCTCGTCGGCGTCGCGGTCAATGGTGCGATTATTGTCGCCGCAGGCTCGGTCGCCACATTCCTGCAGCGTAAGCCGACGTGGATGCGGTGGCAGAAGTGGGTCACCGGCACGCTCCTCGGTGGGATCGGCGTAAAGCTCGCGATTGAGGCCCCCACCCCCGCTGTCGCCCCGTAG
- a CDS encoding Type 1 glutamine amidotransferase-like domain-containing protein — translation MKLLLPSRFLGAVPDFLSTLKSDSLSDIRIAYINDAAKPLGDAPFVERERLQLQSLGYTLVPLTIGDGTAADISTALNTVDAVYVAGGMADGCSAQHGR, via the coding sequence ATGAAGCTTCTCCTACCGTCCCGATTTCTCGGAGCTGTTCCAGATTTCCTCAGCACATTGAAATCAGACTCCCTCTCGGACATCCGTATCGCTTATATCAACGACGCAGCCAAGCCGCTCGGTGATGCTCCATTTGTTGAGCGGGAACGTCTTCAGCTTCAAAGTTTGGGATACACGCTCGTCCCGCTGACGATCGGAGACGGTACTGCTGCTGATATTTCTACCGCACTCAATACCGTCGACGCGGTCTATGTAGCCGGTGGTATGGCTGATGGCTGTTCTGCGCAGCACGGGCGCTGA
- a CDS encoding Type 1 glutamine amidotransferase-like domain-containing protein, whose amino-acid sequence MAVLRSTGADEVLIERVRAGLPYVGATAGAVIMRKSIDTAIALDGHTDGTSLDNLSGLGLLDAVILPHADGQLSPYSPEAIAEVARRLGGMLGLTMLPDDTALLVANRDVRMVASPATA is encoded by the coding sequence ATGGCTGTTCTGCGCAGCACGGGCGCTGACGAAGTCCTGATCGAGCGGGTCCGCGCAGGGCTGCCTTATGTCGGAGCCACCGCCGGCGCTGTAATCATGCGGAAAAGCATTGATACTGCGATTGCACTCGACGGCCACACGGACGGAACATCCTTGGACAATCTCAGCGGTCTCGGACTCCTGGATGCGGTGATTCTGCCTCATGCTGATGGGCAGCTGTCGCCGTACTCGCCGGAGGCAATCGCTGAGGTGGCACGTCGCCTGGGCGGAATGCTCGGACTGACGATGCTGCCGGATGACACCGCCCTGCTTGTAGCAAATAGGGATGTACGCATGGTGGCCTCTCCCGCCACTGCGTAG
- a CDS encoding ABC-F family ATP-binding cassette domain-containing protein yields the protein MTITITLPARARAQLIASTIHVVRGGRKVLTNVDLTITPGTRVGIVGENGRGKSTLLHVLAEILTPDSGTVLRIGTLGIAEQEMPTDDGRTVGDLITEQLADSRAALRAFDLGAEAIAAQSPGAEKIFAEALNAAETLDAWDADRRVDVALESLGAVTDREQLLSELSVGQRYRVRLACLLGAEHDFLLLDEPTNHLDQQGLEYLTEQLRGSQGGIVVVSHDRALLTDVATHILDLDPSRDGIPRLYGGGYSGYQEGRAAERERWVDEHEQQQAVHSRLIQDLATAQNRLVSGWRPPKGTGKHQRQTRAPGLVRSVHRRRDDLENHRITAPEPPLEFRMPELSARPGVTLIQAVRVAVDGRMHSAMTLIVESGCKFVVSGPNGAGKSTFLSVLAGTLAPSTGEIHHARGARIAYLSQESPTATTLRARDAFNAHLGTLTSAGTLKEGEMISLKSLGILSSADVNRPVRELSMGQQRRLDLAMALATKPHVLLLDEPSNHLSISLVDELTEGLHATKAAVIVATHDRQLLRDLASWQHINLANPKEDWSGSSTFEGRAS from the coding sequence ATGACCATCACAATTACCTTGCCTGCACGCGCCCGCGCGCAGCTCATAGCATCCACTATTCATGTTGTTCGTGGCGGGCGTAAGGTCCTGACCAACGTTGACCTCACCATTACACCAGGAACCCGAGTGGGGATCGTCGGCGAAAACGGCCGTGGAAAATCAACCCTGCTTCACGTCCTTGCCGAGATACTGACACCTGACTCGGGCACAGTGCTACGCATTGGCACTCTCGGCATTGCCGAACAAGAAATGCCCACTGATGACGGGCGCACGGTCGGGGATCTCATCACCGAGCAATTGGCCGATTCCCGTGCTGCGCTGCGCGCATTTGATCTTGGCGCAGAAGCTATAGCGGCACAGTCACCAGGCGCGGAGAAGATATTTGCCGAAGCCCTGAATGCGGCCGAAACGCTTGATGCCTGGGACGCGGATCGCCGGGTTGACGTCGCGCTCGAATCGTTGGGAGCCGTCACCGACAGGGAGCAACTGCTGTCTGAACTATCTGTGGGTCAGCGCTATCGCGTCAGGCTTGCCTGCCTATTGGGCGCTGAACATGATTTCCTTCTTCTGGACGAACCGACGAACCACCTCGATCAGCAGGGGCTGGAGTATCTCACCGAGCAGCTGCGTGGCAGCCAAGGGGGAATCGTCGTCGTGAGCCACGACCGGGCACTCTTGACAGATGTTGCCACCCACATCCTTGACCTTGACCCGAGCCGAGACGGGATTCCACGCCTCTACGGCGGTGGGTATTCGGGGTACCAGGAAGGACGCGCAGCAGAACGTGAACGGTGGGTCGATGAGCATGAGCAGCAACAGGCCGTACATTCCCGGCTAATCCAAGACCTGGCAACGGCTCAGAACCGCCTCGTGTCGGGATGGCGACCACCCAAGGGAACAGGAAAACACCAGCGACAAACCCGCGCCCCAGGCCTTGTTCGTTCCGTCCACCGACGGCGCGATGACCTTGAAAATCACAGAATCACCGCTCCTGAGCCACCGCTTGAATTTCGCATGCCAGAACTTTCCGCGCGGCCTGGTGTCACACTGATCCAAGCGGTGCGGGTGGCAGTCGACGGGCGAATGCACTCAGCTATGACCCTCATCGTTGAGTCGGGCTGCAAGTTTGTGGTCTCAGGGCCGAACGGTGCCGGAAAATCAACCTTCCTTAGCGTGTTGGCCGGAACCCTTGCACCTTCCACGGGAGAAATCCATCATGCCCGTGGAGCAAGAATCGCCTACCTGTCACAGGAGTCACCTACCGCAACGACGCTGCGGGCCCGCGACGCATTCAACGCCCACCTCGGCACTTTGACCAGCGCCGGAACGCTCAAAGAAGGCGAAATGATTTCCCTCAAGTCGCTCGGGATTCTATCCTCGGCCGATGTCAATCGTCCGGTACGGGAGCTATCCATGGGCCAACAGCGCCGTCTCGATCTTGCGATGGCACTGGCAACCAAGCCTCATGTGCTGTTGCTCGATGAACCCAGCAACCACCTGTCCATCTCGCTTGTTGATGAACTCACCGAGGGGCTGCACGCGACGAAGGCCGCCGTAATCGTCGCGACCCACGACCGTCAACTTCTTCGCGACCTTGCAAGCTGGCAGCACATCAACTTGGCAAACCCCAAAGAAGACTGGTCTGGAAGCTCAACCTTCGAAGGGCGCGCCTCATGA
- a CDS encoding MFS transporter, which translates to MNTSPHQKPVSASKWRALAPLHHRDYRLLLGAVGLSLFGTGMWTIVMVFQVLSIDNSPTALSMVAACLSGGLFAFALVGGVTADRFSKRTIIITVQATNLAAVAMVTLLAFSGGIQLWHMALASAMLGAGSAFFYPAYSAFLPIILPTEELLAANGLEGALRPTMQQGIGPASGGMIVGAFLPMHGALIVAAVYAIALSLVVFIRPDPRRPKEIDRAAAPQSIFADLREGISFTAKTRWLLWTLIFACLMTLIIMGPIEVLIPFIARDNFGNGEQVFGFVLTAFGMGGAVGSLVVSSLRMPRRYLSVMVLGWGAGTIPLAFLGITTSFWVMAAALFIVGFSSGAGMVIWGTLLQQRVPVNMIGRVASLDFFISIALMPLSIALVGPIAMVVPAAVIFAVAGTTPVLIAVLAVLAGTMRRDEMKHPLDATTENQDPIESISQEYK; encoded by the coding sequence ATGAATACGTCACCACATCAAAAACCCGTGTCTGCATCAAAATGGCGGGCCTTGGCGCCGCTCCATCATCGTGACTACCGCCTGCTACTGGGAGCGGTGGGATTGTCACTTTTCGGAACCGGCATGTGGACCATTGTCATGGTTTTCCAGGTACTCTCGATCGATAATTCGCCCACGGCACTATCAATGGTCGCGGCCTGCCTCAGCGGTGGCCTCTTCGCGTTCGCCCTGGTCGGAGGTGTCACCGCCGACCGCTTCTCGAAACGGACCATCATCATCACGGTCCAGGCAACGAACTTGGCTGCCGTGGCAATGGTGACCCTCTTGGCGTTCAGTGGCGGTATCCAGCTTTGGCACATGGCCCTTGCCTCAGCAATGCTCGGGGCTGGGAGCGCGTTCTTCTACCCGGCGTACAGTGCCTTCCTGCCCATCATTTTGCCCACAGAAGAACTCTTGGCGGCCAACGGTTTGGAAGGCGCGCTAAGACCAACCATGCAGCAAGGAATCGGGCCGGCAAGCGGAGGAATGATCGTGGGAGCGTTCCTTCCGATGCACGGCGCGCTGATCGTCGCCGCGGTCTATGCGATAGCACTGAGCCTGGTGGTCTTCATACGTCCAGACCCGAGAAGGCCCAAAGAAATAGATCGAGCCGCAGCGCCACAAAGTATCTTTGCCGATCTGCGTGAAGGCATTTCCTTTACAGCGAAAACGAGATGGCTGCTCTGGACACTCATCTTTGCGTGCCTCATGACGTTGATCATCATGGGTCCGATAGAAGTGCTCATTCCTTTCATTGCACGAGACAACTTCGGCAATGGCGAGCAGGTTTTTGGGTTTGTCCTCACTGCGTTCGGGATGGGAGGGGCGGTTGGATCGCTGGTTGTTTCTTCCCTGCGAATGCCGCGCCGCTACCTGAGTGTCATGGTGCTGGGCTGGGGTGCCGGGACCATCCCACTAGCATTCCTGGGTATCACTACATCGTTCTGGGTGATGGCGGCTGCCCTGTTCATTGTCGGATTCAGCTCAGGGGCAGGAATGGTCATCTGGGGCACGCTTCTGCAACAGCGGGTTCCGGTAAACATGATTGGCCGCGTCGCAAGCCTGGACTTTTTCATCTCGATCGCGCTGATGCCACTTTCGATTGCCCTGGTCGGTCCCATCGCAATGGTGGTACCTGCAGCCGTCATCTTCGCCGTAGCAGGGACAACACCGGTATTGATCGCGGTACTCGCCGTACTCGCCGGGACAATGCGACGAGACGAGATGAAGCATCCCCTCGATGCCACCACTGAGAACCAAGACCCCATCGAGTCGATAAGTCAGGAATACAAATAG
- a CDS encoding HAD family phosphatase, whose protein sequence is MIRAVVFDLDGVIRHFLPDHAAEIERRHGLDIGSLDATAFAQPLLTEVTTGRISRAEWVREIGRALAAYAAAEEWGKLTPRPDPAILELADALRSRGTTVAILTNGTDTISDEVEAQGVRQHVDHVFNSATIGHIKPDQRIFQHVIDALGIDGPEIFFTDDSSSKLSGAIDLGFVTHHFKGVQRLREALICTGVL, encoded by the coding sequence ATGATCCGTGCCGTAGTTTTCGACCTTGATGGAGTCATTCGCCACTTCCTTCCGGACCACGCGGCCGAAATTGAGCGTCGTCATGGTCTCGATATTGGTAGCCTCGACGCCACAGCATTCGCTCAGCCCCTTCTCACTGAAGTTACAACGGGCCGCATCTCACGAGCTGAATGGGTGCGCGAAATCGGTCGGGCACTGGCTGCCTACGCCGCAGCGGAAGAATGGGGCAAACTGACTCCTCGGCCTGATCCTGCCATTTTAGAACTAGCCGATGCACTACGGAGTCGTGGAACTACCGTGGCAATATTGACGAACGGCACAGACACAATCTCCGACGAAGTTGAAGCCCAGGGTGTCCGGCAACACGTCGACCATGTCTTCAATTCGGCAACCATCGGCCACATCAAACCAGATCAGCGCATATTCCAGCATGTTATTGACGCCTTAGGGATCGATGGGCCAGAGATCTTCTTCACTGATGATTCCTCATCCAAACTTAGCGGCGCCATTGACCTTGGCTTTGTCACGCATCATTTCAAAGGCGTTCAACGGCTTCGTGAGGCGTTGATCTGTACTGGAGTCCTATAG
- a CDS encoding putative quinol monooxygenase, translated as MISVLVGSSVAPGNLEEALSAYRELAAATLKEPGCVSYELLQLRDDPCEFMLAERWLSQEHLDAHTRTDHFIEAMHKLETLETAAPALIYTSAV; from the coding sequence ATGATCAGCGTTTTGGTGGGATCTTCGGTCGCGCCGGGGAATCTCGAAGAGGCTCTCAGCGCCTATCGAGAGCTGGCTGCCGCAACACTTAAAGAGCCCGGATGCGTAAGCTACGAGCTCCTTCAGCTTCGCGATGATCCTTGTGAATTCATGCTTGCGGAACGATGGCTCTCGCAAGAGCATCTGGACGCGCACACACGAACAGATCACTTCATTGAAGCCATGCACAAGCTCGAAACTCTGGAGACGGCTGCGCCAGCGCTGATCTACACCAGCGCGGTCTAG
- a CDS encoding phosphotransferase: MSHQFQYDSDEHCIVAVKVRPDSAEKINRCLQLQRVAADAEFPCARPLTRADLLEPGLVVSAETWLPGGEMYPGGDLCFADRSAKLLADLMEILQTQSPTGLGTPPPWMHWNPPTGGLWPTNPVVDAMDQDLVPGHVHAIARAVSERLAQGVLPLVVGHGDWESQNLRWQGDRPWAVHDWDSLVALPEAAIVGAASGAFASTAVPTLATIESSEKFIDTYQQSRGRSFTEEEREVAWAASLWPALHNARGESLFQSPPVALDALTWQAPERLQRAGVP; the protein is encoded by the coding sequence ATGTCTCATCAGTTCCAATACGACTCCGACGAGCACTGCATTGTTGCCGTCAAAGTCCGGCCTGATTCCGCCGAAAAAATCAATCGATGCCTTCAACTTCAGCGCGTTGCAGCGGATGCTGAATTCCCCTGTGCCCGGCCGCTGACCAGGGCTGACCTACTCGAACCGGGTTTGGTTGTCAGTGCTGAGACGTGGCTTCCCGGCGGTGAAATGTACCCCGGTGGAGACCTTTGCTTTGCCGACCGGTCCGCCAAACTCTTGGCGGACCTGATGGAGATTCTTCAAACACAGTCTCCAACCGGGCTTGGCACACCACCTCCGTGGATGCATTGGAATCCCCCAACGGGCGGCTTATGGCCAACAAATCCTGTGGTTGACGCCATGGACCAAGACCTCGTACCAGGGCACGTTCACGCTATTGCCCGCGCCGTTTCGGAACGGCTGGCACAAGGCGTTTTGCCCCTGGTTGTTGGGCACGGTGACTGGGAGAGCCAAAATCTTCGCTGGCAGGGGGACCGCCCCTGGGCGGTCCACGACTGGGACAGCCTCGTTGCCCTCCCGGAAGCAGCCATCGTCGGCGCAGCATCAGGCGCCTTTGCCAGCACCGCCGTCCCAACGCTGGCAACCATCGAAAGCTCGGAAAAATTCATCGACACCTACCAGCAATCACGGGGTAGATCGTTTACCGAGGAAGAGCGAGAGGTTGCCTGGGCCGCAAGCCTGTGGCCTGCGCTGCATAACGCCCGCGGCGAAAGTCTCTTCCAGTCCCCGCCGGTCGCACTGGACGCGCTCACCTGGCAGGCACCAGAACGACTACAAAGAGCCGGCGTCCCGTAG